In the Sarcophilus harrisii chromosome 3, mSarHar1.11, whole genome shotgun sequence genome, one interval contains:
- the TMEM45B gene encoding transmembrane protein 45B, protein MANFQGHALPGSFFLIFGIWWSLKYSFRYLNQKGKSRKMNYYYRKIEIIDGGMRVFFAAVGILAEQFVPDGPHLHLYNDHDWIKLMNWQHGTMYLFYGISGLMDMLTFLFPVVPLGLDRLLMSLSAVIEGILFYYHVHNRLPLDQHIHFLLLITVIGGATSTLIEVFLRDNIVLELFRASLCIAHGSWFWQIGFVLYPPSGGPAWDQTSHSNIMFITMCFCWHYLVAIIIVAINYSLVCGLVNRLKRSRGEENIGIQKLTSGSNLHEALLNDTDEE, encoded by the exons ATGGCAAACTTCCAGGGCCATGCCCTCCCAGGGAGTTTCTTCTTGATCTTTGGCATCTGGTGGTCATTGAAATACTCATTCCGATACttaaatcagaaaggaaaaagtagaaagatgAACTACTACTATCGGAAGATTGAAATCATCGATGGAGGAATGAGGGTCTTCTTTGCTGCAGTTG GGATCCTTGCAGAGCAGTTTGTTCCAGATGGCCCTCATCTGCACCTGTACAATGACCATGACTGGATAAAACTGATGAACTGGCAACATGGTACCATGTATCTGTTCTATGGGATTTCTGGCCTCATGGACATGCTCACTTTTCTTTTCCCCGTTGTTCCTCTGGGGCTGGACCGGCTTCTGATGTCTTTGTCTGCAGTCATTGAAG GAATTCTCTTCTATTATCACGTCCATAATCGGCTACCATTGGACCAGCATATCCACTTTCTTCTGTTAATTACGGTGATTGGAGGAGCCACTTCCACCTTGATTGAAGTTTTCCTCAGGGACAATATAGTCCTGGAGCTCTTCCGAGCCAGCCTCTGCATTGCCCATGGCTCCTGGTTCTGGCAA ATTGGCTTTGTGCTGTATCCACCTTCTGGGGGTCCTGCGTGGGACCAAACATCTCACAGTAACATCATGTTTATCACCATGTGTTTCTGCTGGCACTACCTGGTTGCCATAATCATTGTAGCCATCAACTATTCTCTGGTTTGTGG TTTAGTAAATCGTTTGAAGAGATCCAGAGGTGAAGAAAACATTGGGATCCAAAAGTTGACATCAGGTTCCAATCTTCATGAAGCACTTCTGAATGACACAGATGAGGAGTAA